TTGGATATTATTATTGCAGTTTTTGGCTTTGCCATAGGAACATTTTTTGCAAATCTAATTTGAGAAATAAGAAGATTTGTAAAAGAAAGGTGTGTTTAAATGGATAAACTAAGTAAAATGTATAGTTACATAAATTGGCCCATTGTTATGTTTATAGTTTTATTGTTTGTTTTATTTTTTGATTTAAAATTATGGGTAGCCTTAGCGATATATATAATTATTGTATTGATTGACTCTGCTGTTATGTATATTCGAAAAGATACGAAGAAATTTAAATGGAATATTTTATTTGCACTTGTATTAGTAGTATTATTATTTCTTTTTGGTTAATTGATTTTCAACTTGCTTTATTCTAAATAAAATAGAGCAGGAGAAGTAAAGCAAATGATTTTTAGAATTTTTTTAATGGGATCCGGCTATCGAATATTAATTCATTTTTCTAGTTTACATAATATATATTATAGGAAGTAATAAACGAAATAAAAACCTGAATAACTGATCAGGTTTTTACTCAAACCAAACTCACTTTCACTTATGAAGCCTGGTGTATGGAATGGATTTTATCTTTCACTTTTTCTTCAATCGGTTTAATTTTTAAAAATAAAAGTGCTATTGCTGCTATACATAATACGGCAGCGACAATAAATGGTATGTTAGCACCAAACATTTCGCTAATAAGCCCTGACATTAACGGTGCAAATGCAGCGCCTAACCAACGAACAAAATTATACGCACCACTTGTGATACTACGCTCATGTGGTGAATGTTCCATGACGGTTGTTGTAAATAACGCATTGTTAACACCTAATACAAGACCAGACAAAATAATTAAGCATATATCGACCCAGCGTATATCAATCACTCCAAGGAACAGCAAGATTAAGGCGCATATACATAAAGAAAACTTAAGAATTAGTTTAGGATTTAAATACTGTTCAAGTAGATGTGAAATTTTTGCAGAGCCTAAAGCTAAGCATAATCCCCATGCAAAAAATACAAATCCAATTTGGATAGCTGATAACCCTAAAATAAGTGGCGAATAAGCTAAAATGGTAAAAAAACAATAATAATAAAACATACCACTTAATGCAATTTGGAGAAAAGGTTTATGTGTAAATAAGTGTAGCATTTGTTTAATAGGAACGTTTTGTTTCGTCTTCTTAACAACTCTTCTGTCAGGTTCTTTTACTTTGAATAAAATTAATAAAAAGGCGATAAAAATTAATGTTGCTGTAGCGTAAAATGGATAACGCCATGAAATATTTCCAAGTATACCACCAAGTAATGGGCCAAATGCCATTCCGAGCCCCATTGCTGCTTCATAGAGACCAATCGCATGGCTTGGTGTGATAGAAAGTCCAATTAGCATAGTCATTGCAGTGGCTAAAAACATTGCATTCCCAAATCCCCAACCAGCTCGAAAAATAGAAAGCGCTGTTATACTATCTGAAAAACCACATAGTAAGGCAAAAATCGTTACAATAAATAAACCCATGACAATTAAGCGCTTATCTCCTAATCTTCCAGCGACAATACCAATTGGAATCATCATAATTGCCATTGTGAAAATATAAGCTGTAAATAGCATTTCCACTTGTGAATGTGTAGCGCCAATATTTGCTGCAATCGATGGTAATAATGGGTCTACAATGCCTATCCCCATAAACGCTAGCAAAGATGCAAGTGCTGTAATCCATTTCCCTAATTTTTTTTCTTGTTCATCTAACATATTTTGTATGCACTTCTTTCCCCTAAAATAATTTTCTTACTTATTATTAAGTTTACGGCAAAGAGTTATATATGTCAATAATTACATATATAATTATTGACATATAATTTGTTTTCTTTAAATTTTTGTCATACAATAAAAGTATTGAAATGCTAAAGGTGGTTAGAAGATGCCAAATATTTTAGGGTTTACTCTACTGGAAATGATTGCACGTGAAGCATCTAGTGGCTATGAGCTTGCCCATCAACTTAAAATCATGCAAAATACGCATCATAGTCAAATTTATCCTTCTCTTTCGGATCTTGAGGAAAAAGGCTTTCTCATTGTTCATGTGCAAAAGCAAGAAGGAAAACCAAATAAAAAAGTTTATTCCATTACGGAGCTAGGCTTGAATGCGCTTAAAGAATGGGCTAATAGTACTTTAAAGCCCCCTGTTATTCGTGATGAATTTATTATTAAACTACAATTAGATTGGTTGGAACCTGAACAGACCAATGAACTACTACATGAGCGAAAAAAATATTTAGAAAATCAAAAAAGTTTGATCACAGAAACGCTTTTTAAATTTAAAAAAACACTGGGTTTAACTACGGAAGCTGAATGCAATCAAAATATGCCATATCAGATTTATGCCCGGCGGTTAGATTTAGTTACAGCTGAGATAGAATGGTGTGATCGCTTATTGCAACGTAAATAAAACAAAGTAGAAAGCGCTCGCAGTTAATATTAAACAATTTGCCAGACTTCCGGTTCTCCGGTTTCTGGCAAATTGTTTCTTAAAAAATATAGCTATGTCTTAGGCTCATTTTACTTTTTATTGACTTGAACTTTAGCATACTTATCAGTTTCTAAGATTTTGTTAGCTAGTTTAATCATCTCTTTGTTTGGTGTAGGGGTTCCTTCTAGTGGATAGCGAATACCTAACTGTTCCCACTTATAAACACCCATTGTATGATAAGGCAGTACTTCTACTTTTTTTACATTGGGTAGTTTTGAGATGAAATCATGGAGTTTTTGTAAATCAGTTGGGTCATCGGTTTTTGCTGGAATTAATACATGGCGAACCCAAATGGGCTGGTTTTTGTCACGTAAATAATGTGCAAAATCAAGAACGGGTGCATTAGATTTTGTAGTAAGTTTGAGATGTTTCTCGGGATCTATCTGTTTAATATCAAGCAAGATTAAATCGGTTAATGCTAGCAGCTTATCTAGCTTTGAAATGAAGATAGGGTCACGAGTAAAACAGCCACCGCAGCTATCAATTGTAGTATGGACACCTGCTTTTTTGCAGAGTGTAAACAATTCAATTAAAAAATCAATTTGAAGTAACGGTTCCCCGCCGCTTACTGTGATTCCACCACCAGAGTTATCCCAAAATTCACGATAACGAATCGCTTCCTTAAATACATCCTCTGCTGTTCGTTTTGTCCCAGTGCCAATTTTCCAAGTATCTGGATTATGGCAAAACTGGCAGCGTAATAAACACCCTTGCATAAATATAATATATCTAATTCCTGGGCCATCCACAGTTCCCATTGTTTCTACTGAGTGGATTCCACCAAAAATCGTTGTCATAACGAATCGCTTCCTTTTAACAGACTTTTAGACCAGAGTTCTTTGTTTGAAGTGGTGATGGCTTTAGCTCCAGCAGCAAGTGCTTGATCAATTTGCTTTTTTGTTGTAATAAGTCCACCGGCAATAATTGGGATGGAAACTTTTGTTGTCATTTTTTTTATTTCAGTTGGAATGATCCCAGGTAAAAGCTCAATGGCGTCGGGTTTTATTTTTTCAACGAATGAAATCCCTTTTTCATAAGCGCTGGAATCGATCATAAAAAGACGCTGAATAGCAAAAACACCCTGTTGTTTCGCTTTAGCCACAACATTTGCTCGGGTTGAAATAATTCCTGCTGGTCTTACTTCTTGGCAAAGAAACTCAACGCCATAATCATCATTTTTTAGTCCAGCAATTAAGTCCGCGTGCAATAAAACCTTTTTATGGTTTCGTTGTGCTAATTTTAGTAACGGCTTTAACTGGGCAATATGACTTTCTAGCATGACGAAGTATTGTATATTGGCATTTTGACAAATTTTTTCAATATCTTTTTGATGTCTTGCTGCTGGGATAATAGGTTGATTTATGAATTGTAATTTTTTCATTATTCTACATCACGCGTTTAAACATTTTTTCAAGCTCATAAGTTGTGTACTGAATGATAACGGGTCTACCATGTGGACAAGTAAATGGATCACTTGCCGCGCGAAGAGTATCTAGAAGAACTTCCATATCTTTATTGGTCAAATAATGATTGGCTTTGATTGATTTTTTGCAACTCATCATAATGGCTGTATCTTCGCGTAATTTGTGAATGCTAATATTTGGTGAGTGAATAGCTTCATCAATAATATCACGTAGCATCTCTTCTTCTTCTCCTTTTGGAAACCAGGTAGGATGTGAACGAATAATATAACTATTTTGGCCAAAGTCTTCTAAAAATACGCCAACTTCCTCTAACTTTGCCTTTTGTTCAGCTAGTCGTATATATTCATCATTTGAAAATTCAAGGACAATAGGAACAAGTAACTCCTGCAATTCGCGTGCAACTTCTCCAATTTTTTCTCTGAAAAATTCATATTTTATCCGTTCTTGGGCGGCGTGTTGATCAATGATATAAAGACCGTTTTCATTTTGCGCTAGAATATAAGTCGCATGCATTTGGCCGATGGGGTACATTTTTGGCATTCTATTCACTTGCTCTTTTGTCGCAGGTGCGGGCTCTAATGTTTCTTCTGATTGATAAAGTGTTTCTTGTTCTTTTATTACTGGGACGTCTGGATCTGGCACAAAGTCAGGAATATTTGGTTTTTGAAAAAGTACGGGTGCTGGTTTTTCATCTTGTTGTTCCACATTTTTAGGAGGATCAAAATTCATATTTAATTGCTCAGAATCTTGTTTTTGCTTTTTCGAAATTTCTCCTTCTGGAATGAGTTGTAATTTATGAAATGCTTTTTTGAGCATATCTGTTATTAAAGCGCTAAGTTCTTTCTCTTTGCTAAGCCGTACTTCAAGTTTTGCTGGATGAACATTAACATCAACAATGGTTGGGTCCATTTCAATTTGTAAAATAATAATCGGAAAACGGCCAATGGGTAAAAGCGTATGGTAGCCTTCTTGGATTGCTTTAACTAGTGCAAAGTTTTTGATGTAGCGGCCGTTGATGATGGTTGAAATATAATTTCTATTTGAACGATTTATTTCTGGCAGAACAGCGTAACCGGAAATTGTAAAATCAAGGGAACGCGCATGAACAGAAGCAGCTTTTTTAGCAATAGAAACCCCATAGATTGCTGCAATCACTTGCCGTAAATCGCCATTTCCATTTGTTGATAAAATGGCTTTGCCGTTATGGCTTAGTCTAAAGCTGATATCAGGGTGTGCGAGTGCTAAGCGATTAATAATGTCTGTGATATTACCAAGTTCGGTTGGCAAGCTTTTTAAATATTTTAGTCGAGCGGGTGTATTAAAAAATAACTGACTCACTTCAATTTGTGTCCCTTTACGTGAAGTGCTGCTTTGTAGTTCTTTTTGTTTGCCGCCTTCGAGAATAATTTTTGTACCAGGGCCCTCTCCAGTTGACGTGGTCATTTCTAGATGTGAAACAGAAGCGATACTTGGCAAAGCTTCACCGCGAAAGCCAAGGGTATGAACGTGAAAAAGGTCATGTTCATTTTTAATTTTACTTGTTGCGTGTCGTAAAAAAGCCGTTGGAACATCTTCTGGATTGATTCCGATTCCATTGTCAATGACAGTGATTTTGTTTAAGCCGGCTTCTTCAATTAAGATATCAATAACCGTACTATCTGCATCAATCGCATTCTCTAGTAGTTCTTTAACGACAGAAGAAGGACGTTCCACAACTTCTCCTGCCGCAATTTTATTTGATAGTGCATCGGTTAGTTCAATGATTTTATGAGGCATATTATTCGTCCTCCAATTTATTTTGTAACTCGTAAAGTTTATTTATCGCATCAAGTGGTGTCATTTGCATTAATTTTAAGGTGCGAATTTGGTTAAGAATTTTATTGGCTTGTTTTGTATCTGTTTTTGTTTCTTCAAGTGGAAACATGGCAAGTTGGGTTTCTTGTTGACGTGGTGCCTTTTCTTTTGTTTTTTCGTTTTTTGTTTCAAGCTGATTTAAAATTTCACTGGCACGCTTAATTAAAGCTTTTGGAAGTCGTGCAAGTTCTGCCACATGAATCCCATAACTTTTATCGGCAGGACCTTCTTTGATTTTGTGTAAAAAGACAACTTTGCCATTTTCTTCAACAGCACTCACATGAATATTGTTTAGGTTTGGCAAGGTTTTTTCTAAGACGGTTAGCTCATGGTAGTGTGTTGAAAATAATGTTTTGGCATGAACGTTTTCATGAATATACTCGATGATTGCTTGTGCTAGTGCCATCCCGTCATAGGTGGCTGTTCCGCGTCCAATTTCATCAAAAAGAATCAAACTGTTTTCTGTAGCGTTAACAATCGCGTTTTGCGCTTCTAACATTTCTACCATAAAGGTACTTTGACCAGCAATTAAATCATCCGCAGCGCCAATCCTTGTAAAAATTTGATCAAAAATCGGTAAGGTTGCTTCTTCTGCTGGGACAAAGCAACCGATTTGCGCACAGATTGCTGTTAAAGCGATTTGACGCATGTAGGTGCTTTTACCAGACATATTAGGTCCAGTGATTAAGAGAAGCTCTCGTTCATTATTCATTTCGCAATCGTTGGCTACATAACTCTGGATGCCCATTACTTTTTCCACCACTGGATGTCTGCCAGATTTGATCGATAGCTTGCCTGTTTCACTTAATATGGGGCGGATAAAGTGATTTTTTTCGCTGATTTCAGCAAAGCTTTGTAAACAATCCACTTCACTGATTAGTTTCGCTAGTTTTTGTAAACGTTCGATAAATTGTTTAACGACTTCACGGACTTCTGTGAAAAGTTGATATTCAAGCTCTATGCTTTTTTCTTCAGCTTCTAGGATTAATTTTTCTTTTTCTTTTAATTCGGGTGTAATGTAGCGTTCTGCATTGGCAAGCGTTTGTTTTCGTTCATAGCGCCCTTCTTCAAGCAGATGCGTATTGGCACGTGTAACTTCAATATAATAGCCAAATACTCGATTAAAGCCTACTTTAAGCGATTTGATATTGGTTCGTTCGCGTTCTTTTTTTTCAAGTTCTGCAATCCAGTGTTTACCATTTCTGCTGGCGTCGCGATACGTGTCTAAATTTTGATGATAGCCATCTTTAATAATTCCTCCTTCTCGAATTGAAAGCGGTGGCAAATCAATGATGGCTCGTTCTAGTAATTCTGTAAGCTCAGTGCATGGATCAAGATTATTTGCCAGGTCTGTGAGGTTTTTAGCGTCTTTCATCGAGGTCAGGGTGGCTTTAATTTTAGGGATTTGATAAAGTGAATTACGCAATTGGATTAAATCGCGTGCGTTAACGTTCCCGTAAGCAACACGACCGGCTAAGCGTTCTAAATCATACACATTTTTTAAATTTTCTACAAGTTCAACGCGTTCAAAAAAATGATCCATCAATTCATTGACATCCTTTTGTCTTGTTTCGATCATTGTTCGATCAATTAAAGGTCTATCAATCCACTGTTTCATTTGCCTTGCGCCCATGGCAGTTTTTGTATTATCTAAAAGCCAAAGTAGTGTGCCTTGACGTCCTTTCCCACGAATGGATTCAGAAAGTTCAAGGTTGCGCTTTGAATAATAATCTATTTTCATAAAATGATTGGTTTCGTAATGAATCGCTTTTTGTAAATGGCCAAGGTCCCGTTTTTGTGTTGCGATTAAGTAATTTAAGAGTTTGCTGATGGCTTTTTTTTCAGTTAATGTCATTGATCGATCAATAAGATTTGTAAAGGCTTCCGTTGGTTCTTCATTTTCATAAATAGAAAGGGTTAAACCGAGCTGTTCCTTTAGTGTTTCATCCATGATGAGTGCATCATTTGAAGATGCAACTAGTTCTTTAACTGAAAGCGTTGTTAACTCATTTGTTAAGCGTCCAATTTCTGGCTTTAATAACGTTGATTTTAATTCACCCGTAGATAGATCACAATAAGCAAAACCATATTCTTTATTTTCATAGATAAACAAAGAGGCAATATAATTATTTTCTTTTTCTTTTAACCCTTTTTCATCCATAACCATTCCAGGCGAAATTAATTGAACAACTTCTCGCTTAACCATGCCTTTTGTTGTTTTAGGATCTTCTACCTGTTCACAAATGGCGACTTTATAACCTTTTTCGATTAATGTATCAATATAGCCACTGGCAGAATGATACGGAACACCACACATTGGAATTTTTTCTGTTCCTCCACCTTCTCGTCCTGTAAGTGTAATTTCTAGAATTTGTGAAGCTCTTAGTGCATCATCGAAGAACATTTCATAAAAATCACCCAATCTAAAGAACAGAAAGGCATCTTGATAATTTTCTTTAATACTAAGATATTGTTTCATCATTGGTGTGTATTCTGTCATCTTCCTCATCATCCCTTACTTTTGTTTATTAAAAGAAAAACAGTTTTTTATTTCTCAATATGTTGCGAGATTTGTTTTGCTATCTCTTTTGTTAAAAGTTGGATGAGATCATTCGCTTCTAATTGTGCTCTCCTATATTCAGTGACGATCGGCAAACGATCTATTTCCTCGTTTAATTCCTTAATTTGTTGTTCTACTTGACGTAGTGCTTCGTGTTTTTGGTAATGCTCTAAATTAACGGCTTGTTTTTGTAAATCTTTAATGGCTGCTATTTTTTGTTTGATTTTTTCGTTTTCATGAATACGAGCCTCAGCAGTCCGGTAAAAAGCTACTTCATCAGTTTCGGCAAGTTTATCGCGTAATTGCTCTGCTTGCTTGATAATTTTTTCTTTTTGATCCAAGAGATTTCCTCCAAATTAATAAAATGGGTGATCTTCATTGATTAAAATGCGTTCTATTTTCTTGGCTTTTCCAGTCGTTGCATCAAGTGAGATTAAGCAAGCAGAAAGGACTGGACGCCCGTTTTTTGGTACTTCAAAACGCGTTGGCAGTGAACTTAGAAAACGTCTTATAACTGCTTCTTTTTCCATGCCTAAAATAGCATCATAAGGTCCTGTCATTCCAACATCAGTTAAATAAGCCGTGCCTTTTGGTAAGATGCGATTATCGGAGGTTTGGACATGAGTATGTGTTCCGATAACAGCTGAAACTTGTCCGTCTAAATACCATCCCATTGCTTCTTTTTCGCTTGTCGTTTCCGCATGAAAATCGATGAAAATAATATTCGTTCGTTTTTTTGTCTCTTCAATAAGCTCTCTCGCTTTGCGGAATGGATCATCTAAATCTGCCATAAATGTTCGTCCTTGTAAATTTATCACAGCGACTTCGTGGTCATTACTTTTGATAAACACCATCCCAGATCCTGGTGTTGTATCATTTGGAAAATTAGCAGGGCGAACGAGATATTTTGCTGTATCAATAAATTCAAAAATATCACGATTGTCAAAGCTATGATTGCCTAGTGTGACTGCATTTGCACCTTGTTCTAAGAATTGTTTGTAAATCTTTTCGGTGATTCCTCTACCTGAAGCTGCATTTTCTCCATTAATGATGGTGACAGTTGGCTTATATTTCTGCTTTAATTTTGGTAAATAGTCAGTAATTGCATCGCGTCCAATCGAACCAACGACATCACCGATAAATAAAATCTTCATTTTCCATTACTCCCTATCATTTGACTACGGCGTTCTAGCAAAATGACATCACGAAATTGTCCATTCATTTCGCCAAGTTTATCATACGTACATTTTTTCTGAAAACCAAATTTATCATGTAAGTGTAAACTAGCTTTGTTTTCAGGGAAAACCAATGAAAGAAGCGTCCAGAAACCAGAGCGCTCACTTTCTGTTATTAAATGTTCCATAAGTGCGACACCGATCTTTCTTCCACGTGCTTTTTCTGCAATGTAAATGCTTAATTCAGCAACACCGCGATAACTATGCATCGAGGAAAATGGTAAAAGTGCAGCAAAGCCAAGCACATCTTTCCCTTCTACTGCGACTAACCGACACTCATTTAAATATTTTTTATCCCAATCAAAAAACGTTGGGACATGTTGTTCGAAAGTTGCGTTCCTTGTTGCAATTCCTTCTTGGTAAATTTGTTGCATTAGTGGATAATGCGCTTTTTTCATTAATGTAATTTCCATAGTGATTTCCTAACTTTCTTTACAAGGTATCGATTCGGTAAACGTAATACGTGCCAAGAATATGTGTTTTCCCACCGAGAAGCTCAATTTCTTCTAAGGCATTTTCAATTAATTTATTGGCATTATTCGATAATAAATCAATGAAAAAGAAATATTCGCCAAGTGATGTTTTGAGTGGCCTTGATTCAATTTTACTCATATCGATATTTCGCCAAGCAAACGCGGCTAATACTTTGTGAAGTGCACCAGGTAGATTATTCGGTAAAATCACACTAACCGATGTTTTTTCTTCTTGTTGCTTTAATGGGATATGCACTTGTTTTCGGCTTAATACAAAAAACCTAGTTTGGTTTAGTTCGATATCTTGCGCATTTTCTTTAACAATTTTTAGGTGATATTCTTTTGCAGCCATTTTCGGAGCGATTGCTGCAATAAGTTTAGTTGGGTGATCGCTTACCCATTTAGCAGCATAGGCGGTTGATGGGGTCGCTTCTCTTTCTGCTCCGTATAATTCATTTTGCAAAAAACGATGACATTGTGCTAATCCTTGTGGGTGGCTCATGACTTTTTGGACGGATTGCCACGCGGATTCATTGCCTGGATGAACCATAACATGTTGTGCTATAGGTAAAACAAGCTCAGCTACAACAGGTACATTTGAAAAATGAAATAAGTAATCAAGTGTCACATTCACGCTTCCTTCAATTGTATTTTCAATTGGGACAATGGCGATGTCTACTTCTGACTTTTCAAGTGCAACAATACAATCAGGAATCGTGCTTTTAGCAACCATTTCTTCATGTGGAAATGCTTCTTTTGCCCCGCTATGCGTAAAAGAAGCAACGGGACCTAAATAAGCCACTTTCATAATATGAAGCCCCCTTTTTCTCTTTTGTTAACAGCTTCTATTCTTGAAATTCAAATTCATAATCAAGTAAGCGAACGGTATCGCCATCTTCGGCTCCTTTTTTCCGTAATGCTTCATCGACACCCATTGCTCTAAGTTGACGAGCGAAACGATTGATTGAAGCATCGCGTTCAAAATTGGTCATTGCGAATAAACGCTCGATCTTAGCTCCTGTAAGTACGTAAGCTCCGTCGTCATCACGACTGATTTCAAAATCAGGTTCTTCTGCTTGATATTTATATAAAACCGTATTTTCCTCTTCTTTTTCAAGTAGTTCATCGAGTGGGAATTCAGGGGTCTTTTCAAGCGTATCAATCGTATCAAGAAGAAGCTCTTTTAAACCTGTTTTTGTTAGTGCTGAGATCGGAAAAATGGTTATATCGTTGCCTATTTTCTCTTTAAAAATAGCAAGATTTTCTTCAGCTTCTGGCATGTCCATTTTATTAGCAACGATGATTTGTGGCCTTTCAAGTAGGCGTAAATTATATTCTTCTAACTCTTTATTGATAGCTAAATAATCTTCATAAGGATCTCGACCTTCAGCACCTGACATATCAATCACGTGAACGATAACACGTGTCCGCTCAATATGACGTAAAAATTGAAATCCTAGCCCTACTCCTTGGCTAGCTCCTTCGATTAATCCAGGTAAATCAGCCATAACAAAGCTTCTGCCATCGCCTGTATCTACCATCCCTAAATTAGGGACAATTGTTGTAAAATGATAGGCAGCAATTTTTGGTCGAGCTGCTGAAACAACAGATAGCAAGGTTGATTTACCAACGCTTGGAAAGCCTACCAAACCGACATCTGCTAATACTTTTAGCTCAAGTTGGACATCACGTTCTTGTCCTGGTTCGCCGTTTTCCGATAATTCAGGAGCAGGGTTCGCTGGTGTAGCAAAACGTTTGTTACCGCGACCGCCTCGGCCACCTTTTGCAATAATGGCTGTTTGACCGTGAGCTACTAAATCGGCAACCGTTTCTCCTGTATTCACATCTTTTACAATGGTACCTGGTGGAACTTTCACAACTAAATCTTCAGCGCCGCGACCATGCATGCTCTTACTCATTCCATTTTCGCCATCTTCAGCTTTGAACTTTCTCTTATAGCGAAAATCAACTAATGTTCTCATACCCTCGTCAACGATAAAAACTACATTTGCGCCTTTACCACCATCCCCGCCAGCAGGACCCCCATTTGGTACAAATTTTTCACGTCGAAAAGCAACCATTCCGTTGCCGCCAGATCCAGCTTTTACAAAAATTTTGACCTGATCTACAAACATCATTATATAATTCTCCGTTCTTTAAAGTCTTATCTTTCATTATATCAGTAAATTGTCGATTCGCAAACCATAAAAA
This DNA window, taken from Listeria sp. PSOL-1, encodes the following:
- the obgE gene encoding GTPase ObgE yields the protein MFVDQVKIFVKAGSGGNGMVAFRREKFVPNGGPAGGDGGKGANVVFIVDEGMRTLVDFRYKRKFKAEDGENGMSKSMHGRGAEDLVVKVPPGTIVKDVNTGETVADLVAHGQTAIIAKGGRGGRGNKRFATPANPAPELSENGEPGQERDVQLELKVLADVGLVGFPSVGKSTLLSVVSAARPKIAAYHFTTIVPNLGMVDTGDGRSFVMADLPGLIEGASQGVGLGFQFLRHIERTRVIVHVIDMSGAEGRDPYEDYLAINKELEEYNLRLLERPQIIVANKMDMPEAEENLAIFKEKIGNDITIFPISALTKTGLKELLLDTIDTLEKTPEFPLDELLEKEEENTVLYKYQAEEPDFEISRDDDGAYVLTGAKIERLFAMTNFERDASINRFARQLRAMGVDEALRKKGAEDGDTVRLLDYEFEFQE
- the pheA gene encoding prephenate dehydratase — translated: MKVAYLGPVASFTHSGAKEAFPHEEMVAKSTIPDCIVALEKSEVDIAIVPIENTIEGSVNVTLDYLFHFSNVPVVAELVLPIAQHVMVHPGNESAWQSVQKVMSHPQGLAQCHRFLQNELYGAEREATPSTAYAAKWVSDHPTKLIAAIAPKMAAKEYHLKIVKENAQDIELNQTRFFVLSRKQVHIPLKQQEEKTSVSVILPNNLPGALHKVLAAFAWRNIDMSKIESRPLKTSLGEYFFFIDLLSNNANKLIENALEEIELLGGKTHILGTYYVYRIDTL